The DNA window ttcatagcagtattactGACAATACACAAAATGTGgacatgaacacacatacacaacacacacacacacacacaaaatggattatgtttcagccataaaaaggaatgcagtTCTGAAGCATGTTAAAACATagacaaaccttgaaaacattatgctaactAAGTATAATAAGCCAATgcaaaaaaacatgtattttatgaCTTCTATGAAGTATTTAGAATAAGAATAatcacagaggggcgcctgggtggctcagtgggttaagcctctgccttcggctcaggtcatgatctcagggtcctgggatcgagccctacattgggctctgtgctcagcagggagcctgcttcccccccccctctctctctgcctgcctctgcctacttgtgattgctatcaaataaataaataaaatctttaaaaaaaaaaaaagaagaatcacagagatagaaagcagaCTAGAGGTTGTCAAGGGTGGGTTTTGTGGCATGAGCAAGTTTTTGATAAATGGCTATAGATTTTCTGTTTGATCCATGAAATTATGGAAGCAGATGCAATGTTTTCCCAATACTGTGGGTGTAGTTTTGTCACCGAATTGCACAGGCAAAAATCATGAAATTTGCATAGGGTATAAGAAagtaatccagtttcattctcatgtggctgtccagttttcccaacaccatttgttgaagagactatctttttcccattactACTTCttaagttattatttaaattccagttagataacatacagtgtactattagttacaggtgtacaatatagtgatccaacaattccatatatcaactggtgctcatcacaagtaccttcctcaatccccatcacctatttaacccatctcccccaaccaacctcccctctggtaaccatcactttattctctgtagttaagagtctgtttcttggggcacctgggtggctcagtggttaaagcctctgcttttggctcaggtcatgatcccagggtcctgggatcgagccccacatctggctatctgctcagcagggagcctgcttcctcctctctctctctctgcctgcctctctgcttacttgtgatctctgtcaaataaataaataaataaaacttaaaaaaagagtctgtttcttggtttgcctctctccctctcttttaatgactttgttcatttggttttttcttctcttaaattccacgtatgagtgaaaccatatagtacttgtcttctctgactgactgactttgcttagcattatactctgtagctccattcatgtcattgcaaatggccaagatttttttttatggtaagtAATATTCCAATATATGTATACACTACATCTTTAGCCACTCATCAATCAATAAATACCTGGACTATTTCTATAATCTGTCTATtgaaataatgctgttataaatactggggtgcatgtatccctttgatttagtgttttgcattttttggttaaatacctagtagtgtaattgtaAAATATGGTTGccctatttttacctttttgagaacctccatactgttttccaaagtggctggaccagtttgcattcccaacaaaagtgcaagagagttcctttttctccacattcttgcaaaCACCTGTGGTCTCCCTTGTTGCTGATTTTAGTcagtctgacaggtgtgaggtgatatctcattgtagttttgcttGTATTTTCTTAGTAAGAGTGatagtgaacatcttttcatgtgtctgttagccatctgcatgtcttctttggaaaaatgtctattcatgtcttctacccatttcttaaccggattatttgtgttttgtgttttgaatttgataagttctttatagattttggaataTTAACCCTTGATGGATAcagcatttgcaaatatattctcccatttcataggttcctttttagttttgttgatggtttccttcactgtgtatgGCAGAAGtctagtcacagcaatcagacaacaaaaagaagtaaaaggcattcagatcagcaaggaagaagtaaaactttcactatttgcagatgacatgatactctatatagaaaacacaaaagaccccaccaaaaaactgacagaattgataaatgaattcagtaaagtggtaagatacaaaaccaatgtacagaaatctgctgtatttctatacaccaataatgaagcagcagaaagagaaattaagcaatcaatcccatttacaattccatccaaaataataagatatgtaggagtaaacttaaccaaagaggtgaaaaacctgTGTTCTGAAAACTCCCAAACCCTATCAAAAGAAATTGatgatgacacaaagaaatggaaagacattccatcctcatggatcggaagaacaaatattattaaaatgtgtgtactactcaaagcaatctatacatttattgCAATTCTTGTCAAAAtattaacagcatttttcacagagttagaacaaaaattcctaaaatttgtatggaaccacaagagattttgaatagccaaagcaacatttaaagagaaaaaaaaagtaaagctggaagcatcacaattccaggcttcaaattatattacaaagttgtagtcatcaaggcagtatagtactggcacaaaaacagacacacacaaccATATGATCaattaaagcaggaaagaatatccagtggagcataacaaatagcatggaggacaaggggagatggagaggagaagggagttgagggaaattggaaggggaggtgaaccatgagagactatggactctgaaaaacaatctgaagggtttgaaggggtggagggtgggaggtttgggggaaccaggtgatggctatcagagagggcatggattgcatggagcactgggtgtggtgcaaaaacaatgaatacaaatgaaacaaagaacaGCTCCCCCTACATACACACCATGTCATATACCTGGCTTGTCTCTAGAGTGCAGTTCGCATGGCCCTAACCATGAGATCAGGCAGACTCAAGTCTCTGCTATAACCACAGACTTATTTGATTCTTTCCTGACCTATCCAATTTTTCCCACTTCTCTTCTGGAaagtgttatgctgaaaaaaataaataaatttaaaataaataaataaaataccccatgattcaaaaaataaacaactgagacttcatcaaataaataaaaagcttctgcacagggaaggaaaccatccgaactaaaaggcaacctatggaatgggagaagatacttgcaaatgacacatctgataaagggttaatatccaaaatctataaagaacttataaaactcaacaccccaaaaatgaaatccatttaaaaattagtcagaagacatgaacagacctttttccaaagaaaacatatagatggccacagatacatggaaagatgctcaccatcaccaatcatcagggaaattataaacatatttattgttTTGGCATTTTACAATCAGGATTATTTTCTCTTAGTAGATATGATGGCTTTCTCACTCATCAGGATCAAAGTTCTAATGACCATCTCAAATCAATGAGATAATCACACTATAGCTGTTTTGCAGATTACAAAACTGAGTACAGTTAATGCTGATGTTGCCCTGCAGTGACATAGTTTACCAGTGACAGGTCTCAGGAATTACTGGAGTATGAAAGAACAGCTCCCCCTACATACACACCATGTCATATACTTGGCTTGTCTCTAGAGTGCAGTTCGCATGACCCTAACCATGAGATCAGGCAGACTCAAGTCTCTGCTATAACCACAGACTTATTTGATCCTTTCCTGACCTATCCAATTTTTCCCACTTCTCTTCTGACATTTTGGTATCTGTATAACACTTGCCTTGGGACAGTTTGTGAAGACCCCACCAAAAATACCAGGCTTAGGAATtagaactcatttttaaaacctCACAAGAGCTACTCAAAGAACAAATCAAGTTTCAACCCAAAGGTAAGATGAACTTACCCAGTAAGTTCTCTAATCATTCTAGAAGAACTTGGTGATGCAAGAATCAGACATTCTGGCGCACCCAATATTTGTCACTTTGAGTCATTCTAGAAACCCCAGTCCATTCAGACGACACAGTCACAGAAGAGAAGATGTTCTATTTATGAGTTTCCTCAAGGCTCCCTTCATGTCCCTGTTCCTCAGGCTGTAGATGAAGGGGTTCATCATTTGAGGGACAACAGTGTACATCATTGAAACCACTGCAGTGTTTCTGGAAGAGTTAGTAAGAGCAGAACTAATGTACACCCCCAAACCTGTCCCATAGAACAAAGATACAACTGACAGGTGAGCCCCACAGGTGGAAAAAGCTTTATACTTTCCACCTGCTGATGGCATTCTCAAAACGGAGGACACTATCTGAGTGTAAGAGAAAATGATTCCACACAGAGGAATACCACCAAATATGCTCGTTGCAAAATATATCAGGATGTTATTGATGAGGGTATCAGAACATGCAAGCTTGATGACCTGAACAACTtcacagaagaagagagggatTTCAAGGTCTGTGCAGAAGGTCAGTTCCAACACCATCAGACTGTGCATCAGGGCATCCACAATGATAATAAACAGGGGGAGTAAAACCAGCAGGCCACAGAGGCGGGAGTTCATAATGACTGTGTACCTTAGTGGATAAcaaatggccacatagcggtcataggccattaCTGCAAGAAGACTACTTTCTAAACTTGCAAAAACCAGGATAAAGCAGATCTGTGTGAGGCAACCTGTGTAACTGATGTGCTGATTCTGTGTTTGGATGTTCACCAGCATCTTTGGGATCGTGGTTGTGCTTAAACAGATGTCATTAATAgacagattagaaaggaagaagtacatgggggtgtggaggtgggagtcaGAGCTGACAGCCAGGATGATGAGCAGGTTTCCCAGGATGGTGACCAGGTACATGGACAGGAACAGGATGAAGAGGGGGAACTGCAGTTCTGGATCCTCTGTCACTCTCATGAGAAGGAAATCTGAAAGATGTGTGTCATTTCTGGGTTCCATGTTGTTGATGAATCTGATGAAAGGATGGAGTCAATCAAATGTGTGTTGTCTAAAAGAAAAGGACAAGCACCACTAGAGGAAAAACCATCTTGGGATGGGATGGAGACTAATAGGAAGGAATAAGAGATGGTGACTTCTGCATGTAtattattgtttctttaaaaataataaaaacctggGATGCCTACAtgtctcagttaagtgtctcccctcagctcaggtcatgctggggtcagagtcccacatcaggctccttgcccagcaggcagcctgcttctccctctgtctgcctctccccctgctgtgctctctttctctctgacaaataaaataaataaaaacctttaaaaaataataataacctgaAGCTGATATTGCAGAGAATCAACCATTGTTAAGTCTGAGGAGGGTTAACagatagtcatttttaaaaattaccttgtTTATGATGctctgtttatttaaaacattcagtaattttaggggtacctgggtggctcagtcagttaagcatctcacttcagctcaggtcataatcacagagtcctggaattgaacccaatatcaggcttttctctctccgtctccctctgccccttccccctgctcatgctcacgctctctctcaaatgaataaaatcttttttttaaagataaaaaaataaactgatatgCAGAATGTGAACAACTTATAATGCTTAATATCTTGATCAgacttagttgtttttttaaaagattttatttatttatttgacagacagagatcacaagtaggcagagaggcaggcagagagagagaaagaggaggaagcaggctccctgctgagcagagagctccatgtggggcttgatcccagaatcctgggatcacgacccgagccgaaggcagaggcctcaacccactgagccactcaggcgccccagacttAGTTGTTATGTGGGTTTGGTCCACTCTAAGAAAATTCATCAATTAGTGTACCTTTCTTTGTGTATGTTACACTTCAACAATAATGTTtacttctgaaaaagaaaaaacacatttggtaattttataaaaagaaacagactgggAAGTCACCTGAAGATTCTCTCTGGGGGGCACCTCgttggcacagtcagttaagcatccaactcttggtgtaagctcaggtcatgagctcagggttgtgagatcctgccctgctttgggctccatactcagtgggaggtctgcttgagatgctctctccctctaaaataaatcaataaatctttaaaaataaaaagattgtctggatctctacagacTTCAGAGTCAGACAACtgagataatacataaatatgtcaAGAAACAAGTTTTTCCAAACTTCCTGCCCTCTTACCACTACAAGATTATAAACAAATGCCAGAAAATTTTATAATGGTCgtgttttttatactttattttttaaagattttattcatttatttgagagagagcataagcacagggagcagcagagggagacagaagcaggctctccactgagcaaggagcctgatgaaggtttcaatcccagaactctgggatcatgacctgagcagaaggcagaagcttaacaaactgagccacccaagaaccccaacactcttgttttttaaaaggcaaatttgTACTCAGGAGGAAATGGTCCTGGTCATACAAGTGAATGAAAAGATATTAGTAAATGGGATGATGGCAAAAAGCGTAAGGAAACATATGAAAACAAGACAGGAGGGAGGACCATGTGTTACTTGGTTTCAATCACCTGGTATATGTGCTCTTTTCACAGCTGCCTCAGATGAACCTGTAGTAAGACATCTGCTCCCATTTCCAAACACTGAGTAAGGGATATTAGGTTACCTGTTGGCATCAGACTGGAATAATGACTGACATTTCTGATGAACCTTATGGAATATCTGCTCTCAGAAAGGGCAGAGGGATTGAGTGAGATCCAGACGCCTGAGCAAGAAGGATTGCCTGTGGGAGGTGGCTTAGGTGTGTTACTTACTACTTTTCATGTTGAATGAGGTGGTCACAGCCAGATTGCAGTGTCTGTATCCCTAGAGGTTCAATTTCCAAAGCTCCTCATTAACTAAGAAATTTTTCTGTCACAGACATCCCAAGGCAGTGTAAATCCTTAAAGACCAGCACTCTATAGAACAGTGGAATTCAGGGTGGTCCTTTCTTGACCCTACAAGACCAGGTGTACCTCATGTACATTCGGGTCTGttcatctccatttctttttttttttaattttttatttctattcagcataacagtattcattatttttgcaccacacccagtgctccatgcaatccgtgccctctataatacccaccacctggttcccccaacctcccactccctgccccttcaaaaccctcagattgtttttcagagtccatagtctctcatggttcacctccccttccaatttcccccaactcctttctcctctctaactccccttgtcctccatgctatttgttatgctccacaaataagtgaaaacatatgataattgactctctctgtttgacttattttactcagcctaatctcttccagtcctgtccatgttgctacaaaagttgggtattcgtcctttctgatggaggcataatacaccatagtgtatatggaccacatcttccttatccattcgtccattgaagggcatcttggttctttccatagtttggcgaccgtggccattgctgctataaacattggggtgcagatggcccttcttttcacggcatctgtatatttggggtaaatacccaggagtgcaattgcagggtcatagggaagctctatttttaatttcttgttcatctccatttcaaataatttgcaaatatagaTACACCATTCTTCTCTAACTAAATTTCAGTCTTCATTGTTTGGGTATTAATGAAGGGATTTCTATCCAATGAATGACATCAGTAAGTCTGATATCAATTCTAGTTGTGAAAATATAGTTtgtatatattgatataaataataCAGGTAAAAATATAGCTGAGTTGTTATAAAATGGGAAACTCTCAAAGGTTTTTCTTctgggtgcctgaatggctcagtaggtcaagcctctgccttcagttcaggtcatgatctcagagtgctgggattgagccccacattgggctctctgctcagtggggagcctgcatctctcctctctctctgcctgcctctctgcctacttgtgatacccccctctctctctctctttctctctctgttaaataaataaataaataaatattttaaaagaaagtttttcttctaagaatcaCTGTTTCCTGAAGCTTAATCTTCACTGTGTATATTTACAAGTATATTTATAATTAGATTCTAATTTATCCTGCGTGACAATTTTGACTAGAGTCAATGCAGACTCTGTTACTTCTTTTTACATATtgtaactattttttctttttttttcacagtatttTCAATTTACATATTTGTTCACTTTAGGGGACTGTGGGTTAAAATTATCCAAAGAACTCATATGAATCAGTAAGAAAAACATAAACCCAGTAGAAATaccaaaaacatatatttaaaagaaagggaaactgagacctgaaaccataaatatcctagaagcaagcacaggcagcaatttctctgacatcagccacagcaacattttctAGTTAAATCTCCTAAGGCAGAGGAAACaagtgaatcattgaacattgtatcaaaaactaatgatgtactataccttggctaactgaatttaaataaatacaataaagcaACATTAAACTATtgaaactacatcaaaatgaaaagtttctgcacagctaaggaaacagtcaaaagaacaaaaaacagcctactgaatgggagaagatacatctgataagggattagtatccaaaatatgcaaagaacttatacaactcaactagaaaaaaaatccaaaaaaaatcaaaaaatggacagaggaggggcgcctgggtggctcagtgggttgagccgctgccttcggctcaggtcatgatctcagggtcctgggatcgagtcccgcatcgggctctctgctcagcggggagcctgcttccctctctttctctctgcctgcctctccatctacttgtgatttccctctgtcaaataaataaataaaatctttaaaaaaaaatggacagaggaaatgaatagacatttctccaatgaagacatgcagatggacaacagacaatgaaaagataatcaacatctgatgattagtgatcatgaagaaaatgcaaatcaaaaccacaatgagatgtcacctcacacacATCAGAATGACTTAACAATAAGCTATgccaattaattaaaaaatacaaggaaCAGGTGTtcgtaaggatgtggagaaaatggaagctttacatattgttggtgggaatgcaagctggtgcagccactgtggaaaacaatatggaagattaatcaaagaattaaaaatggaattaccatatggtccagtaattctactactgggtattttcccaaaTCCAAAAATACtcattcaaaaagattttatatatatatatatatatatatatatatatatatatatatatatatatttgatatttatatatatatataaatttgatatttatatatatatatatatccctatgTTCATtacaccattatttacaatagccagattatggaagcaatccaagtgtccattcatagatggatggatggataaagaagatgtgatataggggcacctgggtggctcagtaggttggagccactgccttaagctcaggtcatgatcccagggtcctaggatcaagccccacatcgggggtgggggtgggggggtctctgatcagcagggagcctgctcagagagtctgcttccccactcccccgctgcctgcctctctgcctacttgtgatctctgtcaaataaatagacattatctttttaaagttttttttaaaaaagaagatatggtatatgcatacaatggagtatttctcagtcataaaaaagaatgaaatcttcccatttgcaacaatatggcaAGATTTGTCAGAGAAATGATTtcacatgatttcactgataggtagaatttaagaaacaaaacaaatcatcaaagaaaaagagagacagggcaccagggtggctcagtcagttaagcgtctgcctttggctcaggtcatgatcccaggattctgggatcaagtcccacatcagggactctgttctccatctccctctacctctccccaccctgctcgtgctctcttgcttgctctatctcaaataaatacatacataagatcttatctaaaaaaaaagagaccaaaaaaaaaaaaaaaaaccatacaccCCCCTGCCCACCAAAAAACATACTCTTacatacagagaataaactgctggttaccagaaggaaggtgtgtggagggatgggtaaaataggtgagaGGGAtgaagagtacatttatcatcatgagcactgagtaatgtataaaactGCTGAATCATTCTATTGTAGagcaaaactaatataatattaattatactggattgaaaaatgtttaaatttaaaaatgtttaaattaaaactttataaataataaaagaaaatgaagatctgAAGATGCCCAGCCACATAACAATAAGCTATGccaattaataaattatttttactccCACCAGGTTATCAGTATCCTTGAAAGTATACTGATGTGGTATAGATTATCAGGACCTTCTAACATGTGTTAACTGGCTCTCTTATTTCCATCAAGGGACATATATGAGAGTATTCCAACAGGTTATTCATAGTAACAGAAAACTACTTACAAACAAAATTTCCCTCAATATTGGACAGGATACCTATTTTGAAAACTCACCACATATCATGTAAAAACACAGAGGAATGgaaataagttatttatttatatgcccAACATGATTAAATATCAAAGTacaataatgagaaaaacaattaaGATGAAAATGCATACATCATATTAAACTTCTAACAAGTTTGAAAATAGGCAGATTTATAAATTGAACAGGAATATGTATCAGATGATAAGAGGACGATGTTTAATTCTACTGCCAGTTTCAGAGGGCAAAtatgattaaatatttgaaatttcatAGAATTCAACCCAAAAGAAGAACTTCAAAGGAAATAAgtaaacggggcgcctgggttgctcaattggtaaagcagctgcctttggctcaggtcatgatcccacggtcttgggatcaagtcccacatccggctccttggctccttgctccgcagggagcctgcttttccctctgcttctgcctgcctctctgcctgtgctcactcactcgctctctctccctctgtctctgacaaataaataaataaataaataaataaagtcaaaagtGTTTGTACCTAGAATGAGGAGAGGATAATGTAAGTGGCAGATCACACAGATAGGTCCTAGGGTGATGGCATCGTTCTTTTTAACCCCTGGGTAAGTGTAAATGTTCTTATTATGTGACTATTCTTTCAAATCTACAGGTAGATTTTATGTACTGTTAAGTATATAcaacattaaaaagcaaaactgaagaaaGATCTTCCCTCTTCCTAACTGGGAATACATCCTCCCAtaagctttttattcttttcttttttttttttttttaagattttatttagttatttgagggagaggtagagagagcatgagtgaagggatgcagagggagagggagaagcaggctcctggctgagcagggatctcaatgcagggctggatcccaggaccttggagtCACGCCCTGAGCTGAAaatagacatttaactgactaaaccacccaggcacccctctttctatttcttttttttttttaattaaaatgggtcatgctttgaaaaaaaaatctcaaatttagTTCTGAGTGTAAAAATGAGtgcacagggatgcctgggtggctcagtccggtaagccttcagctcaggtcatggtctcagggtcctgagattgagtcccccatatggggctcccagttcagtagggagtctgcttctccctctgctcctccccccacttgtgctctcttgctagCAAGTTCTCTCAATTAAttagataaaaactttaaaaaaattcctcaactctatggtcaaataatctttgacaaaacaggaaaaaatatacagtggaaaaaagacagtctcctcaataaatggtgctggggaaactgggcagctatatgtagaagaatgcaactcgaccattctcttacactgtacacaaagataaactcaaaatggataaaagacctcaacatgagacaggaatccatcagaagcctagaggagaacataggcagtaatctcttcaatatcagccacagcaacttctttcaagattatgtctccaaaggcaaaggaaacaaaagccaaaataaacttctgggacttcatcaaaatccaaagcttctgcatagcaaaggaaacagtcaagaaaacaaagaggcaacccacggaatgggagaagatatttgcaaatgaaagtacagacaaaagattgatatccaggatctataatgaactcctcaaactcaacacacacaaaacagacaacatatcaaaaaatgggcagaagatatggacagacacttctccaataaagacatacaaatggctatcagacacgtgaaaaaatgttcgtcatcactagccctcagggagattcaaattaaaaccacattgagatatcaccttacaccagttagaatggccaaaattagcaagacaggaaacaacatgtgttggaggggatgtggagaaagggaaaccctcttccactgttggtgggagtgcaagttggtgcagccactttggagaacagtgtggagattcctcaaggacttaaaaatagaacttccctatgaccctgccattgcactcctgggtatttaccccaaagatccagatgtagtgaaaagaagggccatctgtaccccaatgtttatagcagcaatggccatggtcgccaaactgtggaaagaaccaagatgcccttcaaaagacgaatggataaagaagatgtggtccatggtccatatacactatggagtattatgcctccatcagaaaggatgaatacccaacttgtgtggcaacatggacgggactggaagagattatgctgagtgaaataagtcaagcagagaagagtcaattatcatatgttttcacttatttgtggagcataacaaatagcatggaggacatggggagatagagacgagaagggagttgggggaaattggaaggggaggtgagccatgagagactatggactctgaaaaacaatctgagggttttgaaggggcaggggggtaggaggtcagggtaccaggtggtgggtattatagagggcacggattgcatggagcactgggtgtggtgcaaaaataatgaatactgttatgctaaaaataaaaaataaattttaaaaaaagaccaaaaaaaagaagggatttatattaaaatagataatttgggggagcctgggtggctcagagggttaagcctctgcctttggctcaggtcctgatctcagggtcc is part of the Mustela nigripes isolate SB6536 chromosome 2, MUSNIG.SB6536, whole genome shotgun sequence genome and encodes:
- the LOC132010931 gene encoding olfactory receptor 7G1-like; the protein is MEPRNDTHLSDFLLMRVTEDPELQFPLFILFLSMYLVTILGNLLIILAVSSDSHLHTPMYFFLSNLSINDICLSTTTIPKMLVNIQTQNQHISYTGCLTQICFILVFASLESSLLAVMAYDRYVAICYPLRYTVIMNSRLCGLLVLLPLFIIIVDALMHSLMVLELTFCTDLEIPLFFCEVVQVIKLACSDTLINNILIYFATSIFGGIPLCGIIFSYTQIVSSVLRMPSAGGKYKAFSTCGAHLSVVSLFYGTGLGVYISSALTNSSRNTAVVSMMYTVVPQMMNPFIYSLRNRDMKGALRKLINRTSSLL